In Oncorhynchus gorbuscha isolate QuinsamMale2020 ecotype Even-year linkage group LG02, OgorEven_v1.0, whole genome shotgun sequence, a single genomic region encodes these proteins:
- the LOC123992007 gene encoding zinc finger protein 708-like isoform X2, whose amino-acid sequence MNLLMGEGIRKVCQLFLVASSRLQNENEKLKTKVEQMDEYMQEITEKAEHYRTSLAKVEAEPKVQTPTHVLHNGMIFAIKPVDLPLLPGMTAASAFPGNVSQANTVTNATSVCAGPAKVCSKPTETTSLEYDSSLGDTHGLNTEPSPRDTESNIEHMRAALPEGTDNGRDSHERHKNSNITNGTGSTENKRFKCDVCEKTFSKKELLRVHKLIHTKPFKCDICEKTFSRKGLLEGHKLIHTRPFTCDVCDKTFSLNRMLLRHKLIHTGERPFACGQCGKTFRMSKQLERHMLHHKENNFSCKVCGNTFSTKTDLTQHRLVHAVERPFKCLTCGKGFTKRTILMGHERIHTGEKPYSCAECGKSYRQSYDLRIHMRRHTGADIRPHLCSECGKSFRTKSVLEKHKRIHTGEKPFKCETCGTAFGHKGNLVRHQVLHTGERPYKCKVCGKSYPQSTDLKAHMHRHGATKPFMCDLCGKTFIYNYQMRQHNLQWHMAEGDKVPGREGTSTKPFSCKICLNGFSSMLTLKKHKEIHTGQKQYSCSICGKTIAYKNAFDYHMRVHSGVKPHECKYCGRKFILKQALQGHERTHTGEKPFKCSYCDKTFAVNTNLKRHERIHTGEKPFKCDVCGRGFSQANNVKAHMQVHTGVRPYYCKRCGKGFSDIRHYKNHSCDGVAVTRTHCDGDNYCKSSDGTFRSRKGGRQECLP is encoded by the exons ATGAATTTGTTGATGGGGGAGGGTATTCGTAAAGTCTGCCAACTATTCCTTGTGGCCTCCTCACGTTTGCAAAATGAAAACGAGAAACTGAAGACCAAGGTGGAGCAGATGGATGAATATATGCAGGAAATTACTGAAAAGGCTGAACATTATAGAACGTCTCTGGCTAAAGTGGAGGCTGAACCGAAAGTACAGACGCCAACCCATGTTCTGCACAACGGAATGATCTTTGCAATAAAACCAGTTG ATCTCCCATTGTTGCCTGGAATGACAGCGGCTTCAGCATTTCCAGGGAATGTCAGTCAGGCAAACACAGTCACTAATGCAACATCCGTCTGTGCAG GTCCTGCCAAAGTTTGCAGTAAACCTACAGAGACGACTTCATTGGAGTATGACTCATCTCTGGGAGACACACATGGACTGAATACAGAGCCCTCACCAAGAGATACTGAATCCAACATTGAGCATATGAGAGCTGCTCTTCCAGAGGGCACTGACAACGGTAGAGACAGCCATGAAAGACATAAAAACAGTAATATTACTAATGGGACAGGATCCACAGAAAACAAACGCTTCAAGTGTGATGTTTGTGAGAAGACATTCAGCAAGAAAGAGTTGCTGAGAGTTCACAAGCTAATCCACACAAAACCTTTCAAGTGTGACATTTGTGAGAAGACCTTCAGCAGGAAAGGGTTACTGGAAGGTCATAAGCTAATTCACACAAGACCCTTCACCTGTGATGTTTGTGACAAGACCTTCAGCCTGAACCGCATGCTGTTACGTCACAAGctaattcacacaggagagaggccaTTTGCTTGTGGTCAATGTGGCAAAACTTTCAGAATGTCCAAGCAGCTTGAACGTCACATGTTGCATCACAAAGAAAACAATTTCAGTTGCAAAGTCTGTGGAAATACATTCTCTACCAAGACAGATCTGACACAACATCGGCTAGTTCATGCAGTGGAGAGACCGTTCAAGTGCCTGACTTGTGGAAAGGGTTTCACAAAAAGGACCATACTTATGGGGCACGAGAGAATCCACACCGGTGAAAAACCATACAGCTGTGCTGAATGTGGGAAGAGTTACAGACAGTCTTATGACCTAAGAATTCATATGCGAAGACATACAGGTGCAGACATACGTCCACACTTATGCTCAGAGTGTGGTAAAAGCTTTAGGACAAAATCTGTCCTCGAAAAGCACAAGCGAATTCATACAGGGGAGAAGCCATTTAAATGTGAGACCTGTGGAACTGCTTTTGGCCATAAAGGAAACCTTGTGCGACACCAAGTGCTTCACACGGGGGAGAGACCATACAAATGTAAAGTGTGTGGGAAAAGCTACCCTCAGTCCACCGACTTAAAAGCTCACATGCACCGTCATGGGGCAACCAAACCTTTTATGTGTGACCTATGTGGAAAGACTTTTATTTACAATTACCAAATGAGACAACATAATCTACAATGGCACATGGCTGAAGGAGATAAGGTTCCTGGGAGAGAAGGAACATCAACAAAGCCATTCAGTTGCAAAATATGTTTGAATGGCTTCAGCTCCATGCTAACTTTGAAAAAGCATAaagaaattcacacaggacaaaaGCAATATTCTTGTTCCATTTGCGGAAAGACCATTGCATATAAAAATGCTTTTGACTATCACATGAGAGTTCACAGTGGAGTGAAGCCCCATGAATGTAAATACTGTGGAAGGAAATTTATTCTGAAGCAAGCTCTTCAAGGACATGAGCGGACCCATACAGGTGAAAAACCCTTCAAATGCAGTTATTGTGACAAGACTTTTGCAGTCAACACCAATCTGAAAAGGCATGAGCgaatccacacaggagagaagccattCAAATGTGATGTTTGCGGGAGAGGTTTCAGTCAAGCCAACAATGTTAAAGCCCACATGCAAGTCCACACTGGAGTTAGGCCTTACTATTGCAAGAGATGTGGAAAAGGCTTTTCTGACATAAGACACTACAAAAACCATAGCTGTGATGGTGTGGCTGTTACACGCACACACTGTGATGGTGATAATTATTGTAAATCTTCTGACGGCACTTTCAGAAGTAGGAAAGGAGGTAGACAGGAGTGCTTGCCATAA
- the LOC123992007 gene encoding zinc finger protein 708-like isoform X1: protein MATIYNMFQSETTSIMAFVVETAMTEICTFLPNSDANNDVNPGRELCTIMNLLMGEGIRKVCQLFLVASSRLQNENEKLKTKVEQMDEYMQEITEKAEHYRTSLAKVEAEPKVQTPTHVLHNGMIFAIKPVDLPLLPGMTAASAFPGNVSQANTVTNATSVCAGPAKVCSKPTETTSLEYDSSLGDTHGLNTEPSPRDTESNIEHMRAALPEGTDNGRDSHERHKNSNITNGTGSTENKRFKCDVCEKTFSKKELLRVHKLIHTKPFKCDICEKTFSRKGLLEGHKLIHTRPFTCDVCDKTFSLNRMLLRHKLIHTGERPFACGQCGKTFRMSKQLERHMLHHKENNFSCKVCGNTFSTKTDLTQHRLVHAVERPFKCLTCGKGFTKRTILMGHERIHTGEKPYSCAECGKSYRQSYDLRIHMRRHTGADIRPHLCSECGKSFRTKSVLEKHKRIHTGEKPFKCETCGTAFGHKGNLVRHQVLHTGERPYKCKVCGKSYPQSTDLKAHMHRHGATKPFMCDLCGKTFIYNYQMRQHNLQWHMAEGDKVPGREGTSTKPFSCKICLNGFSSMLTLKKHKEIHTGQKQYSCSICGKTIAYKNAFDYHMRVHSGVKPHECKYCGRKFILKQALQGHERTHTGEKPFKCSYCDKTFAVNTNLKRHERIHTGEKPFKCDVCGRGFSQANNVKAHMQVHTGVRPYYCKRCGKGFSDIRHYKNHSCDGVAVTRTHCDGDNYCKSSDGTFRSRKGGRQECLP from the exons ATGGCTACAATTTACAATATGTTCCAGTCAGAAACAACATCGATTATGGCCTTCGTCGTCGAGACGGCAATGACAGAAATATGCACATTTTTGCCAAACTCTGACGCTAACAACGACGTTAATCCGGGGAGAGAG CTCTGCACCATTATGAATTTGTTGATGGGGGAGGGTATTCGTAAAGTCTGCCAACTATTCCTTGTGGCCTCCTCACGTTTGCAAAATGAAAACGAGAAACTGAAGACCAAGGTGGAGCAGATGGATGAATATATGCAGGAAATTACTGAAAAGGCTGAACATTATAGAACGTCTCTGGCTAAAGTGGAGGCTGAACCGAAAGTACAGACGCCAACCCATGTTCTGCACAACGGAATGATCTTTGCAATAAAACCAGTTG ATCTCCCATTGTTGCCTGGAATGACAGCGGCTTCAGCATTTCCAGGGAATGTCAGTCAGGCAAACACAGTCACTAATGCAACATCCGTCTGTGCAG GTCCTGCCAAAGTTTGCAGTAAACCTACAGAGACGACTTCATTGGAGTATGACTCATCTCTGGGAGACACACATGGACTGAATACAGAGCCCTCACCAAGAGATACTGAATCCAACATTGAGCATATGAGAGCTGCTCTTCCAGAGGGCACTGACAACGGTAGAGACAGCCATGAAAGACATAAAAACAGTAATATTACTAATGGGACAGGATCCACAGAAAACAAACGCTTCAAGTGTGATGTTTGTGAGAAGACATTCAGCAAGAAAGAGTTGCTGAGAGTTCACAAGCTAATCCACACAAAACCTTTCAAGTGTGACATTTGTGAGAAGACCTTCAGCAGGAAAGGGTTACTGGAAGGTCATAAGCTAATTCACACAAGACCCTTCACCTGTGATGTTTGTGACAAGACCTTCAGCCTGAACCGCATGCTGTTACGTCACAAGctaattcacacaggagagaggccaTTTGCTTGTGGTCAATGTGGCAAAACTTTCAGAATGTCCAAGCAGCTTGAACGTCACATGTTGCATCACAAAGAAAACAATTTCAGTTGCAAAGTCTGTGGAAATACATTCTCTACCAAGACAGATCTGACACAACATCGGCTAGTTCATGCAGTGGAGAGACCGTTCAAGTGCCTGACTTGTGGAAAGGGTTTCACAAAAAGGACCATACTTATGGGGCACGAGAGAATCCACACCGGTGAAAAACCATACAGCTGTGCTGAATGTGGGAAGAGTTACAGACAGTCTTATGACCTAAGAATTCATATGCGAAGACATACAGGTGCAGACATACGTCCACACTTATGCTCAGAGTGTGGTAAAAGCTTTAGGACAAAATCTGTCCTCGAAAAGCACAAGCGAATTCATACAGGGGAGAAGCCATTTAAATGTGAGACCTGTGGAACTGCTTTTGGCCATAAAGGAAACCTTGTGCGACACCAAGTGCTTCACACGGGGGAGAGACCATACAAATGTAAAGTGTGTGGGAAAAGCTACCCTCAGTCCACCGACTTAAAAGCTCACATGCACCGTCATGGGGCAACCAAACCTTTTATGTGTGACCTATGTGGAAAGACTTTTATTTACAATTACCAAATGAGACAACATAATCTACAATGGCACATGGCTGAAGGAGATAAGGTTCCTGGGAGAGAAGGAACATCAACAAAGCCATTCAGTTGCAAAATATGTTTGAATGGCTTCAGCTCCATGCTAACTTTGAAAAAGCATAaagaaattcacacaggacaaaaGCAATATTCTTGTTCCATTTGCGGAAAGACCATTGCATATAAAAATGCTTTTGACTATCACATGAGAGTTCACAGTGGAGTGAAGCCCCATGAATGTAAATACTGTGGAAGGAAATTTATTCTGAAGCAAGCTCTTCAAGGACATGAGCGGACCCATACAGGTGAAAAACCCTTCAAATGCAGTTATTGTGACAAGACTTTTGCAGTCAACACCAATCTGAAAAGGCATGAGCgaatccacacaggagagaagccattCAAATGTGATGTTTGCGGGAGAGGTTTCAGTCAAGCCAACAATGTTAAAGCCCACATGCAAGTCCACACTGGAGTTAGGCCTTACTATTGCAAGAGATGTGGAAAAGGCTTTTCTGACATAAGACACTACAAAAACCATAGCTGTGATGGTGTGGCTGTTACACGCACACACTGTGATGGTGATAATTATTGTAAATCTTCTGACGGCACTTTCAGAAGTAGGAAAGGAGGTAGACAGGAGTGCTTGCCATAA